The Candidatus Methylacidiphilales bacterium genome contains the following window.
GATCTCCAGGATCTGTTTACACAACACGGGGCCGTCAGCGAAGTGCATGTCGTCCTCGACCGCGTTACCGCGCGCCCTCGCGGCTTTGCCTTTGTCACGATGGCTGACGCCGAAGGCGCCAAGGCAGCCATTGAAGCGCTCGACGGAAAAGATTTCCAGGGCCGCACCCTGACGGTCAATGAGGCCCGTCCTCCTGAACCCCGCAGCTTCGGCGGCGGCGGTGGTGGTGGTGGTGGCCGCGGTTTCGGTGGCGGCGGCGGCGGCGGTGGCCGTGGTGGCAAACGCGATTTCGGTCGCGGTGGACGTCGCTAAACCCCGGTTCAAGCTTGAACCTGCGAACCGCCTTTCCGCGGATTCGCTGCTGGGTTTTTAATTAAATCCCGTTATTCGTCCGA
Protein-coding sequences here:
- a CDS encoding RNA-binding protein; protein product: MSTKLYVGNLAFQVTETDLQDLFTQHGAVSEVHVVLDRVTARPRGFAFVTMADAEGAKAAIEALDGKDFQGRTLTVNEARPPEPRSFGGGGGGGGGRGFGGGGGGGGRGGKRDFGRGGRR